In Thermosulfurimonas sp. F29, the sequence TTGGTCTCTCTGCGGAGGAAGCCGTATCGACACAATCTCCAGTAGTCCCTGGTGCGATAACGGAGTATGGCCCTGTAGATTTTGCCCTCCCCGGCATTGTAAGCGGCACAGGCCAGGCGCCAGTCCCCGAACATGGAGTAAAGATCCGAAAGGTAGAGCGCCGCCGCGCGGGTAGACTTCTCCGGGTCGCGTCTTTCGTCAATCCAGTAGTCGATTTTCAACCCATACTTGCGGGCGGTGGAACGCATGAATTGCCATATTCCGCACGCTCCGGCTCTGGAATAGGCAAAGGGATTGAAACCGCTTTCTATCATTGCCAGATAGGCAAGATCCTTCGGTAACCCCTGTTTTTCAAATATGTTTTCGATTATAGGAAGATATCTTCCAGAACGTTTTAACCAGATGGCAAACAGATCTCTACGCTTGCCGGTAAAATATCTAATGAAGTAATTGACCTGGTCATTAAGATTGGAAGGCAGTCTTTCCGAAACGATTTCTTCTGGAAGGAGTTCAAGGTGTTCTTCCAGTACATTTTCGTCATTGTAATCTTCGGTTAAGGAATAGGCGTTTTGTTTGAAAGATAAAGTAATATTGGGATCAAAACATATAATTACGATGGAAAGGAATATAACAGGGAAAATTAACCGCAAACTTACCCGCATGATTGTCCCATTTATATCAAACATAAAAAATTGAGTCAAGATCTTAAGGGATGGTTCTTATTCAGGTGATTTTGAGTGGGTTCAGGGGGGGTGTCCCTGGACTCGTTTTCGGGGAGGTCTTGCGTAGAGTTTTTTTTATAAGTAAAGGATGGATCCGGGAGGTCGGAAGATGAAGAAGGGACTCATAGTGGTGGAATCCCCCACCAAGGTGCGCACCATCAAAAAGGTGGTGGGATCGGACTACGAGGTGTGTGCCTCGGTGGGGCATGTAAAGGATCTGCCCAAGAGCCGTCTCGGGGTGGATGTGGAAAACGGCTTCGAGCCCGAATACGAGATCATTCGGGGTAAAAAGAAGGTCCTCGAGGAGATCCGGAAGCTGGCCCGCAAGGTGAACGAGGTTTATCTCGGGCCCGATCCCGACCGGGAGGGAGAGGCCATAGCCTGGCACATCGCGGAGGAGCTCCGCCCCCTGGGTAAGCCGGTGCGCAGGCTCCTTCTTTACGAACTTACCGCCAGGGGCATTCGCGAGGCCCTGCAAAACCCCGCGGATCTGGACGAGAGGAAGTACGAGGCCCAGCGGGCTCGCCGGGTTCTGGATCGCCTGGTGGGTTATCACCTCTCCCCCCTTCTCTGGGAGAAGGTCAAACGGGGGCTTTCGGCCGGTCGGGTTCAGTCGGTGGCTTTGCGGTTGATTTGCGAGCGCGAGGCCGAGATCCGGGCCTTTCGGCCGGAGGAGTACTGGACCATCGAGGCGGAGTTGCGCACCCTTAGGGGGGAGGACTTTCTCGCCCGTCTGGAGAAAAAGGAGGGCCGGAAGCTTCGTCCCCGGAGCCGGGAGGAGACCGAGGCCGTCCTCGGAGAGCTGGAGAGGGTGGTGGCCGAAGAGGGGCTGCAGGTGGCCTCGCTCAGGCGCCGTGAGGTCCTGAGGAAAACCCCTCCTCCCTTTATTACCAGCACGCTCCAGCAGGAGGCCTTCCGGCGTTTTCGGTTTCCCGCCAGAAAGACCATGTATCTCGCCCAGAGGCTTTACGAGGGGGTGGAGATTCCCGGGGAGGGGCCGGTGGGGCTGATCACCTACATGCGTACCGATTCGGTCCGGGTGGCCCGGGAGGCTCAGGAGGCGGCGCGCAGAATCGTCGAAAACGCCTTCGGAA encodes:
- a CDS encoding transglycosylase SLT domain-containing protein, encoding MFDINGTIMRVSLRLIFPVIFLSIVIICFDPNITLSFKQNAYSLTEDYNDENVLEEHLELLPEEIVSERLPSNLNDQVNYFIRYFTGKRRDLFAIWLKRSGRYLPIIENIFEKQGLPKDLAYLAMIESGFNPFAYSRAGACGIWQFMRSTARKYGLKIDYWIDERRDPEKSTRAAALYLSDLYSMFGDWRLACAAYNAGEGKIYRAILRYRTRDYWRLCRYGFLRRETKNYLPKWMAAIIIAKNPERFGFFVKYDPPLDYETVMVPGGTDLRMVALAAGVDYETIRWLNAELRRAKTPPYLDKYPVKVPFGTAEAVRKYLRRVRFVYHRRALRHRVRRGETLLKIASYYKVPLRVLKRVNGISGSFIRVGQILVIPYREQATFYLARISSPATRATYYKVRKGDTLWEISRKFGVSIEKIKNWNNLSSNNILPGQILIIWPEA